One genomic window of Gloeomargarita sp. SKYB120 includes the following:
- a CDS encoding class I SAM-dependent methyltransferase → MSIDPRDNYIAQVVEGKSFLEVGGLWGGLNEKVSVAYKYGANRLAILDVASPESEWWDFFRERMAQIGVKYDAFIGDICTVNPAEIGTPFDIVHCSGALYHLPNPMLMLTVLRSITKEYLILTSAVTPEVIKNEDGYYALPPSGVIFVPALSDTERNCLKTYWTTNAGVTVARGITEAVNFSTDNFGAWWWLPTATALRAMCCSVGFQVIDSQPFWNNNALTLLLR, encoded by the coding sequence ATGTCTATAGACCCCAGAGATAACTACATAGCTCAAGTGGTTGAAGGAAAATCATTCTTAGAAGTTGGTGGCTTGTGGGGTGGTCTAAATGAGAAGGTATCCGTTGCCTACAAGTATGGTGCCAATCGTCTAGCAATTTTAGATGTTGCTTCGCCAGAAAGCGAGTGGTGGGACTTTTTCAGAGAACGGATGGCGCAGATAGGAGTTAAGTATGATGCATTTATCGGAGACATATGTACAGTAAACCCTGCTGAGATAGGTACCCCCTTCGATATAGTTCATTGCTCAGGGGCTTTGTATCATTTGCCCAACCCAATGCTTATGTTAACCGTGCTACGCTCTATTACTAAAGAATATCTGATTTTGACATCAGCAGTTACCCCAGAGGTTATCAAAAACGAGGACGGTTACTATGCTCTCCCGCCTTCGGGAGTGATATTTGTGCCTGCTCTTAGCGATACAGAAAGGAACTGTTTGAAAACTTACTGGACTACTAATGCTGGAGTAACTGTTGCACGCGGAATTACTGAAGCCGTTAATTTCTCTACGGATAATTTTGGCGCGTGGTGGTGGTTACCCACGGCGACTGCTCTAAGAGCAATGTGCTGCTCAGTCGGATTTCAGGTGATTGACAGTCAACCCTTCTGGAATAACAATGCTCTAACCTTGTTACTGCGATGA